A genomic region of Prochlorococcus marinus XMU1405 contains the following coding sequences:
- a CDS encoding nucleoside triphosphate pyrophosphatase — protein MLILASASQSRKKLLENCQIEFIQISSDFDESTIQEENIFNLALELSFQKANSLSENIQNISLPEKFNYGPLEILGCDSIFEFKGEAYGKPSDKEEAFIRWKKMSGEFGFLHTGHTLIIGNFDSTSKIFKITEIIKKIVSSRVDFSKLEDWEIKSYVDTNEPLYCAGGFALEGIGGKYIEKIEGCFSNVMGLSLPWLRKNLYR, from the coding sequence GTGTTAATTCTAGCCTCTGCTTCTCAATCTAGAAAGAAATTACTAGAAAATTGTCAAATTGAATTTATCCAAATATCAAGCGACTTTGATGAAAGTACTATTCAAGAAGAGAATATATTTAATTTAGCTTTGGAATTATCTTTTCAAAAGGCTAATAGTTTATCTGAGAATATTCAAAATATATCATTGCCCGAAAAATTTAATTATGGTCCTTTGGAAATACTTGGGTGCGATTCAATTTTTGAATTTAAAGGAGAAGCTTATGGAAAACCATCTGATAAGGAGGAGGCATTTATTAGATGGAAAAAAATGTCTGGAGAATTTGGATTTTTACATACTGGTCATACTCTGATAATTGGAAATTTTGATTCAACTTCTAAAATTTTTAAAATCACTGAAATAATAAAAAAAATAGTAAGTTCAAGAGTTGATTTTTCTAAGTTGGAAGATTGGGAAATCAAGAGTTATGTAGATACAAATGAACCTTTATATTGCGCGGGAGGATTTGCCTTGGAAGGTATAGGCGGTAAATATATAGAAAAAATAGAGGGTTGTTTCAGTAATGTAATGGGTTTAAGCTTGCCATGGCTCAGAAAAAATTTATATAGGTAA
- the psbD gene encoding photosystem II D2 protein (photosystem q(a) protein) — translation MTIAVGSAPQRGWFDVLDDWLKRDRFVFIGWSGLLLLPCAYLAIGGWFVGTTFVTSWYTHGVASSYLEGCNFLTAAVSTPGDAMGHSLLFLWGPEAQGSFVRWLQLGGLWNFVALHGVFGLIGFMLRQFEIAGLVGIRPYNALAFSAVIAVFTSIFLIYPLGQHSWFFAPSFGVAAIFRYILFIQGFHNITLNPFHMMGVAGILGGALLCAIHGATVQNTLYEDTSIYTDGKVQSSTFRAFDPTQEEETYSMITANRFWSQIFGIAFSNKRFLHFLMLFVPVMGMWTSSIGIVGLALNLRAYDFVSQEIRAAEDPEFETFYTKNILLNEGMRAWMSSVDQPHENFVFPEEVLPRGNAL, via the coding sequence ATGACGATCGCAGTTGGTAGCGCCCCACAAAGAGGATGGTTTGATGTCCTCGATGATTGGTTGAAGCGTGACCGCTTTGTATTTATTGGTTGGTCCGGACTACTTTTACTTCCTTGTGCATATCTTGCTATAGGTGGTTGGTTTGTCGGAACAACATTTGTTACCTCTTGGTACACACATGGAGTTGCAAGCTCATACCTTGAAGGTTGTAACTTTTTAACAGCAGCTGTAAGTACCCCTGGTGATGCCATGGGACACAGTCTTCTATTTTTATGGGGTCCTGAAGCCCAAGGTAGTTTTGTAAGATGGCTACAACTTGGTGGTCTTTGGAACTTCGTTGCATTACATGGAGTATTTGGCCTAATTGGTTTTATGCTTCGTCAGTTTGAAATTGCTGGCCTTGTTGGAATTAGACCGTACAATGCATTAGCTTTCTCAGCAGTAATTGCAGTATTTACAAGTATTTTCCTCATTTATCCTTTAGGACAGCATAGTTGGTTCTTCGCACCTTCATTTGGTGTTGCAGCAATCTTCCGTTATATCCTATTTATTCAAGGTTTTCACAATATTACCTTAAATCCATTCCACATGATGGGAGTAGCTGGAATTCTTGGTGGTGCTCTACTTTGCGCTATTCATGGAGCTACAGTACAAAATACTTTGTATGAAGATACAAGTATTTATACAGATGGTAAGGTTCAAAGTTCAACATTTAGAGCTTTTGATCCAACTCAAGAAGAAGAAACTTATTCAATGATTACAGCGAATAGATTCTGGAGTCAAATCTTCGGTATTGCTTTCTCAAACAAGCGTTTCTTGCACTTTTTGATGCTGTTTGTACCTGTTATGGGTATGTGGACATCTTCAATTGGTATTGTCGGCTTAGCACTAAACTTAAGAGCTTATGATTTCGTAAGCCAAGAGATCCGTGCAGCAGAGGATCCAGAATTTGAAACTTTCTATACAAAAAATATACTTTTGAACGAAGGTATGCGAGCATGGATGTCTTCTGTGGATCAACCACACGAAAACTTTGTATTCCCTGAGGAGGTTCTTCCACGTGGAAACGCCCTTTAA
- a CDS encoding cobyric acid synthase, with amino-acid sequence MESEAKLHEIKQPIMVLGTCSGAGKSLTVTAICRILKNLGEEPIPFKGQNMSNNAWVDWDGGEMAYSQALQAFACGINPSAKMNPILLKPQGDSTSEVIHLGKSIGTTTAQNYYKDWFIPGWEVIKKSLKSIYDRNPNCRLIIEGAGSPVEMNLIHRDLTNLRVAKYLNANCILVTDIERGGVFAQIIGTLELMKPEEKKLIKGIIINRFRGDLSLFEDGKKWIENKTQIPIIGIIPWLNDSFPPEDSLDLIEKKSLFKNPEIKVGIIKLPSISNFSDFDPLENEETILIEWIRKSQNLSNYDFIVLPGSKQTIKDQIFLENSGLTHDIRDYSNNEGNIIGICGGLQMLGTTLEDPYFKEGSKNYSEQKIKGIGLLPLKTTFFKKKLTRQIKSKSIWPCQSEINGFEIHNGQTVLDEIQSSLKINPIFEDLDLGWYKENDKGGTIAGTYIHGIFENDSWREQYINLIRKSKNLPILNKKSISYKEKRQSIIDNLANEFHKHLNLKSFLN; translated from the coding sequence ATGGAGTCAGAAGCAAAATTACATGAAATAAAGCAACCAATAATGGTCCTAGGCACTTGCAGTGGAGCAGGTAAATCTTTAACGGTTACTGCTATTTGCAGAATTCTTAAGAATTTAGGAGAAGAACCAATACCTTTTAAAGGACAAAATATGAGTAATAACGCCTGGGTTGATTGGGATGGCGGAGAGATGGCATATTCACAAGCACTTCAAGCTTTTGCTTGTGGTATTAATCCCTCTGCAAAGATGAATCCCATTTTATTAAAACCACAAGGGGACTCAACAAGCGAGGTGATTCACCTTGGGAAAAGCATAGGGACAACAACCGCACAAAATTACTATAAAGATTGGTTTATTCCTGGTTGGGAAGTAATTAAAAAAAGTTTAAAGTCTATTTACGATAGGAATCCGAATTGCCGTTTAATCATCGAAGGGGCTGGGAGTCCTGTAGAGATGAATTTGATTCATAGAGATCTTACTAATTTAAGAGTTGCTAAGTATTTAAATGCAAATTGCATTTTGGTTACTGATATTGAAAGGGGAGGCGTATTTGCACAAATAATTGGCACGCTTGAATTAATGAAGCCTGAAGAAAAGAAGCTTATTAAGGGAATTATTATAAATAGATTCAGAGGAGACCTTTCATTATTTGAAGACGGGAAAAAATGGATAGAGAATAAAACTCAAATCCCTATTATTGGAATTATTCCATGGTTAAATGATTCATTCCCTCCAGAGGATTCTTTAGATTTAATAGAAAAAAAATCACTTTTTAAAAATCCTGAAATCAAAGTTGGGATTATAAAATTACCATCTATTAGTAACTTCTCAGATTTTGATCCCCTAGAAAATGAAGAAACAATATTAATTGAATGGATTAGAAAATCACAAAACCTAAGTAATTATGACTTCATTGTTCTGCCGGGGAGTAAACAAACCATTAAAGATCAAATATTTCTTGAAAATTCTGGCTTAACTCATGATATAAGGGACTATTCAAATAACGAAGGAAATATTATTGGAATATGTGGAGGTTTACAAATGTTAGGGACTACACTTGAAGATCCTTATTTTAAAGAGGGTTCCAAAAATTATTCTGAACAAAAAATTAAAGGGATTGGATTACTACCATTAAAAACGACTTTCTTTAAAAAAAAATTAACACGTCAAATCAAATCTAAATCTATATGGCCATGCCAATCAGAAATTAATGGATTTGAAATTCATAATGGTCAAACTGTATTAGATGAAATCCAAAGTTCATTAAAGATTAATCCTATTTTTGAAGATTTAGATCTTGGTTGGTACAAAGAAAATGATAAAGGAGGAACTATTGCAGGAACATACATTCATGGGATCTTTGAAAATGACAGTTGGAGGGAGCAATACATTAATTTAATTAGGAAGAGTAAAAATCTACCAATATTAAATAAAAAATCAATTTCTTATAAAGAAAAGAGACAATCCATTATTGATAATCTTGCGAATGAATTCCACAAACATTTAAATCTCAAATCATTTTTAAATTGA
- a CDS encoding photosystem I assembly protein Ycf4 has product MNSNLTSFDKIEQKIGGSRKISNYIIGGMLTIGGIGFLLASISSYTGRDLLPLGNPSTLLFIPQGIIMGAYGIIANLLNFYLWYLVYINFGSGSNYFDKSSKSVEIKRKGLFKDIEVKLNFDEIKSVKLDISEGFNPRRRIALILKGRKKPLPLSGAGELKPLLQVEEEGARLAKFLGVNLEGLK; this is encoded by the coding sequence ATGAATTCAAACCTCACGTCTTTCGATAAAATCGAACAAAAAATTGGTGGTTCAAGGAAAATTTCTAATTATATAATTGGCGGAATGCTAACTATTGGTGGGATTGGTTTTCTTCTAGCCTCTATATCTAGTTACACAGGAAGGGATTTATTGCCTCTGGGTAATCCTTCCACTTTATTGTTCATCCCTCAAGGAATAATAATGGGAGCGTATGGAATAATAGCCAATTTGTTAAATTTTTATTTATGGTATCTGGTTTATATTAATTTTGGTTCAGGAAGTAATTATTTTGATAAATCATCAAAATCTGTAGAAATAAAAAGAAAAGGATTATTTAAAGATATTGAAGTTAAATTAAATTTCGATGAAATTAAATCGGTTAAGTTAGATATAAGTGAGGGATTTAATCCTAGAAGAAGAATTGCTTTAATATTGAAAGGTAGAAAAAAACCTCTTCCATTAAGTGGAGCAGGTGAACTAAAACCACTGCTTCAAGTTGAAGAAGAAGGGGCTCGTCTGGCTAAATTTTTGGGCGTTAATTTGGAGGGCTTAAAATAA
- a CDS encoding 2Fe-2S iron-sulfur cluster-binding protein, with translation MKETNIKIIWPNNKETFVSEGDDWFSSAEKAGLEIPTGCLTGSCGACEIDVNGETVRACISKIKNKKKCTLQVSLTTDPFWEK, from the coding sequence TTGAAAGAAACAAATATAAAAATAATATGGCCAAACAATAAAGAAACATTTGTTTCAGAGGGTGATGACTGGTTTTCTTCTGCTGAAAAAGCAGGTTTAGAAATCCCTACTGGCTGCCTCACTGGAAGTTGTGGAGCCTGTGAAATAGATGTAAATGGTGAAACAGTAAGGGCTTGTATAAGTAAAATTAAAAATAAAAAAAAATGTACGTTACAGGTTTCTTTAACTACTGACCCCTTTTGGGAAAAATAA
- a CDS encoding rhomboid family intramembrane serine protease, with protein MDINNSISKNDWQYILSASLLIIVFILTDLIRVFDKEILYFVPRLISDQPHRILTSILVHADLNHLLSNLGGIIITRYFLIRLGIESRFFYLKFILICSFFNFFIIWVYEKILSYFLNFYPNYAALGFSGIIYALFGFLLLASFYGKSRFLGKKISLKSNYEVQKMLKTICTLGLIFSFLPEVSLLGHISGLIAGFFLFLI; from the coding sequence ATGGATATTAATAATTCAATATCTAAAAATGATTGGCAATACATCTTAAGCGCATCTCTTTTAATTATAGTTTTTATACTTACAGATTTAATTAGGGTTTTTGATAAAGAAATTTTATATTTTGTACCAAGACTAATTAGTGATCAACCTCATAGGATTCTCACATCAATCCTAGTTCATGCAGATTTAAATCATTTATTGAGTAATCTTGGTGGGATAATCATTACAAGATATTTTTTGATTAGACTTGGAATAGAAAGCAGATTTTTTTATCTGAAATTTATTTTAATTTGTTCTTTTTTTAATTTTTTTATTATCTGGGTTTACGAAAAGATTTTATCTTACTTTCTTAATTTCTATCCCAACTATGCCGCTTTAGGATTTAGTGGAATAATTTATGCTTTATTTGGATTCTTACTGTTAGCATCTTTTTATGGAAAGAGTCGCTTTTTAGGCAAAAAAATTAGTTTAAAATCTAATTATGAAGTGCAAAAAATGTTAAAGACAATATGCACTTTAGGATTGATTTTCTCTTTCTTACCTGAAGTTAGTTTATTGGGCCATATAAGTGGACTTATTGCTGGATTTTTTTTATTCTTGATCTAA
- the psbC gene encoding photosystem II reaction center protein CP43: METPFNNLLRAPNQSIEETGYAWYVGNARLINLSGRLLGAHIAHSGLIVFWAGAMMLFEVNHFTFDKPMWEQGLICMPHVAMFGYGIGPGGEVTDIMPFFQAGVVHLIASAVLGFGGIYHSLAGPEKLEEDFPFFSTDWRDKNQMTNILGYHLIVLGVGALAWSVNWCFIGGAYDTWAPGGGEVRLVNPTLDPRVILGYLFRSPWGGAGSIIGVNSIEDIVGGHVYVGITAIIGGIFHIFTKPFGWARRAFIWNGEGLLSYALGGICVASFIASTFIWFNNTAYPSEFYGPTNAEASQAQSFTFLVRDQRIGANVGSTMGPTGLGKYLMRSPTGEIIFGGETMRFWDFRGPWLEPLRGPNGLSLEKIQNDIQPWQVRRAAEYMTHAPNASINSVGGIITEPNAVNFVNLRQWLAAAQFFLGWFTFIGHLWHAGRARAAAAGFEKGIDRKSEPALEMPDLD; the protein is encoded by the coding sequence GTGGAAACGCCCTTTAATAACTTATTAAGAGCTCCAAACCAAAGTATTGAGGAAACTGGCTATGCCTGGTATGTAGGTAACGCTAGATTAATCAATTTATCTGGACGTTTATTAGGAGCTCACATTGCTCACTCTGGACTAATAGTCTTTTGGGCGGGAGCAATGATGCTCTTTGAGGTTAATCATTTTACTTTTGATAAACCGATGTGGGAGCAAGGTCTAATCTGTATGCCACACGTAGCAATGTTTGGTTATGGAATAGGTCCTGGTGGTGAAGTTACAGACATCATGCCTTTCTTCCAAGCGGGCGTGGTTCATTTAATAGCTTCTGCTGTTCTTGGTTTTGGTGGTATTTACCATTCATTAGCAGGTCCAGAAAAACTTGAAGAAGATTTTCCGTTTTTCTCTACTGATTGGAGAGATAAAAATCAAATGACCAATATTCTTGGATATCATTTGATCGTTCTAGGTGTAGGTGCATTAGCATGGTCAGTAAACTGGTGTTTTATTGGTGGTGCATATGACACATGGGCACCTGGTGGTGGAGAAGTCAGACTTGTTAATCCAACACTAGACCCAAGAGTTATTCTTGGTTATCTATTTAGATCTCCATGGGGAGGAGCTGGTTCAATAATCGGTGTCAACTCTATTGAAGATATTGTTGGTGGACACGTTTATGTGGGTATTACTGCAATTATTGGAGGAATATTCCATATCTTTACCAAACCTTTTGGATGGGCAAGAAGAGCATTCATCTGGAATGGTGAAGGATTACTAAGTTATGCACTTGGTGGAATCTGTGTAGCAAGTTTTATTGCTTCAACATTCATCTGGTTCAACAACACCGCTTACCCTTCAGAATTTTATGGCCCAACAAATGCTGAAGCTTCACAGGCTCAAAGCTTTACTTTCCTTGTGAGAGATCAAAGAATTGGTGCTAACGTAGGTTCAACAATGGGACCAACAGGTCTAGGTAAGTATCTCATGAGATCTCCTACAGGTGAAATTATATTTGGTGGTGAAACAATGAGATTTTGGGATTTCAGAGGCCCATGGCTAGAGCCCTTAAGAGGACCTAACGGATTAAGCCTTGAGAAAATCCAAAACGATATTCAGCCTTGGCAGGTAAGAAGAGCTGCTGAATATATGACTCATGCTCCTAACGCTTCTATCAACTCTGTTGGTGGAATTATTACAGAGCCTAATGCTGTTAACTTCGTCAACCTAAGACAATGGTTAGCTGCAGCTCAATTCTTCCTAGGATGGTTTACATTCATCGGTCACCTTTGGCATGCAGGACGTGCTAGAGCAGCCGCTGCTGGTTTCGAAAAAGGAATCGACAGAAAGAGTGAACCAGCTCTAGAAATGCCTGATTTAGATTAA